The proteins below come from a single Xyrauchen texanus isolate HMW12.3.18 chromosome 3, RBS_HiC_50CHRs, whole genome shotgun sequence genomic window:
- the LOC127622613 gene encoding actin-related protein 2/3 complex subunit 5-like protein: MAKNTLSSRFRKVDIDEFDENKFVDDHDEAADQLGPDAAEIDNLIRQGDMMSALHIALRNPPINSKNPALTERAQTVVLRVLASFRSSDIESAVKSLDKNGVDLLMKYIYKGFERPTENSSAILLQWHEKAFAIGGLGSIVRVLTARKTV, from the exons ATGGCCAAGAACACGCTGTCTTCGCGCTTCAGAAAGGTGGACATTGATGAATTCGACGAGAACAAATTCGTGGACGATCACGACGAGGCAGCCGATCAGCTAGGACCCGATGCTGCCGAGATCGATAACCTTATCAGGCA AGGTGACATGATGTCAGCTCTTCACATCGCTCTTAGGAACCCTCCAATCAACAGCAAGAACCCAGCATTAACG gAAAGAGCTCAGACTGTGGTATTAAGGGTGCTGGCATCCTTTAGGAGCAGTGATATCGAATCAGCTGTTAAATCTCTTGACAAGAATGGAGTCGATCTTCTCATGAAGTACATCTACAAAGGTTTTGAGAGGCCCACAGAAAATAGCAGTGCTATATTGCTGCAGTGGCATGAAAAG GCATTTGCCATTGGAGGTCTAGGCTCTATTGTTCGAGTTTTGACTGCTAGGAAGACCGTATGA
- the LOC127622515 gene encoding protein SCAI-like isoform X4: protein MTGVGAEDDIPLCERKTVTDFCYLLDKSKQLFNGLRDLPQYGHKQWQSYFGRTFDVYTKLWKFQQQHRQVLDNRYGLKRWQIGEVASKIGQLYYHYYLRTSETSYLNEAFSFYSAIRQRSYYHQVNKEDRPELVVKKLRYYARFIVVCLLLNKMELVKVLVKELSEEIEEYTQRFNTEDQLEWNLVLQEVAAFVEADPLMILNDDNVVVVISNRLQEGGMPPLEQGMVVGQLTLADALIIGNCNNQVKFSELTIDMFRMLQALEREPVNLATQSSKPGTLVREDSYTLPVTLYEPNEKPAKRENPHKYLLYKPTFSQLYTFLSASFKELPANSVLLVYLSATGVFPTGCSDCDGPYDFGGVLTNTNRDVVNGETVQKRNQAQKEMHCLHPGDLFPFTRKPLFIIVDSSNSTAYKNFSNLFGQPLVCLMSPTVYPKSMQDQSQRGSLFTLFLYNPIMGFLSVCGLTSMRYGLWEKAQEILRKVFLDIGQMITSSRVVDQAYLQFYGDEFLRLLMIRFVFCCITLRLHKLFRETRSFPESYPPLPKQEMVESSLLQKHVLELAAMLDVQNLFCDGMLENY, encoded by the exons GGATCTGCCTCAGTATGGACACAAACAGTGGCAGTCTTATTTTGGCCGAACCTTTGATGTATACACCAAGCTGTGGAAGTTTCAGCAGCAGCACAG ACAGGTTCTGGACAACCGGTATGGTCTCAAGAGGTGGCAGATTGGCGAGGTTGCCTCAAAAATTGGCCAGCTTTACTACCATTACTA CCTCCGCACATCAGAAACGAGCTACCTAAATGAAGCCTTTTCTTTCTATTCGGCCATTCGTCAACGATCATACTACCATCAAGTCAACAAAGAAGACAG GCCGGAGCTTGTGGTAAAAAAGCTGAGGTATTATGCTCGCTTTATCGTTGTTTGTCTGTTGCTAAACAAGATGGAGCTGGTTAAAGTTTTGGTCAAG GAGCTTTCAGAGGAGATTGAAGAATACACCCAACGCTTCAACACAGAGGACCAGCTAGAGTGGAACCTGGTGCTGCAGGAGGTGGCTGCTTTTGTGGAG GCAGATCCACTTATGATCCTGAATGATGACAACGTTGTGGTAGTCATATCCAATCGGCTGCAGGAGGGGGGCATGCCCCCTCTTGAACAGGGCATGGTGGTGGGCCAGCTCACCTTGGCAGATGCACTCATCATTGGAAACTGTAACAATCAG GTGAAATTTAGTGAGCTGACCATCGATATGTTTCGAATGCTTCAAGCCCTTGAACGCGAACCAGTCAACCTGGCCACGCAAAGCTCCAAGCCAGGGACACTTGTAAGAGAAGACTCTTACACTCTCCCTGTCACTCTCTAT GAGCCCAATGAAAAGCCAGCCAAGAGAGAGAATCCTCATAAATATCTACTCTACAAACCAACCTTCAGCCAGCTTTACACTTTCCTGTCTGCCTCCTTCAAG GAGCTGCCAGCCAATAGTGTTCTGCTGGTGTATCTATCTGCCACTGGAGTTTTCCCCACTGGATGCTCAGACTGTGATG GACCATATGACTTTGGTGGTGTCCTGACCAATACTAATCGAGATGTGGTAAATGGGGAGACAGTGCAGAAGAGAAACCAGGCACAAAAAGAGATGCACTG CCTACACCCAGGAGACCTATTCCCCTTTACCAGGAAACCTCTGTTTATCATTGTCGACTCATCCAACAGCACAGCTTATAAG AATTTCTCTAATTTATTCGGCCAGCCGCTGGTATGCCTGATGTCTCCGACAGTGTATCCGAAGAGCATGCAAG ACCAGTCTCAGCGTGGGAGTTTGTTTACTCTCTTCCTCTACAACCCCATCATGGGcttcctgtctgtctgtggaCTGACCAGCATGCGCTATGGATTGTGGGAAAAGGCCCAGGAAATCCTGCGGAAGGTTTTCCTTGACATCGGCCAGATGATCACCAGTTCTCGAGTCGTAG ATCAAGCATACCTGCAGTTTTATGGAGATGAGTTTCTGCGTCTGCTGATGATCCGTTTCGTGTTCTGCTGCATCACGCTCAGATTACACAAGCTCTTCCGG GAAACAAGGAGTTTTCCAGAATCGTACCCTCCACTGCCTAAACAGGAGATGGTGGAGAGCAGCCTTCTACAGAAACATGTACTCGAGCTGGCAGCCATGTTGGATGTGCAAAATCTCTTCTGTGATGGCATGTTGGAAAACTATTGA